In Marasmius oreades isolate 03SP1 chromosome 3, whole genome shotgun sequence, a single window of DNA contains:
- a CDS encoding uncharacterized protein (BUSCO:EOG092646CB) codes for MSTNVGPGNEEGSVEVLVQAFAMIIVSEVGDKTFLIAAILAMTHPRLVVFAGAFGSLVVMSILSAAMGHILPSLIPRRWTQLAAGILFLVFGTKMMIEGRQMKAGNEKIQEEMKEAEEEIEEDDARHDGTGALYENGDIIPLEEMEEGGRHRSVSPRPHKQSSVLEGARNFCSFILGPVFVKSFVLTFLGEWGDRSQIATIALGAAHNAYVIALGTIVGHCCCTAVAVIGGKYVSTKISVKHITLGGATLFLAFGIAYLYGSLVAYNADEIADIHVV; via the exons ATGTCCACCAATGTCGGTCCAGGCAATGAAGAAGGAAGCGTCGAGGTTCTCGTTCAGGCATTCGCCATGATCATCGTCTCTGAAGTTGGCGACAAAACTTTTCTAATAGCTGCTATTCTCGCCATGACTCACCCTCGTCTCGTCGTCTTTGCTGGCGCTTTTGGTTCGTTAGTCGTGATGTCCATCCTCTCCGCGGCCATGGGCCACATCTTACCTTCCCTCATACCACGGAGATGGACGCAGTTGGCGGCAGGAATCCTTTTCCTCGTATTTGGGACCAAAATGATGATAGAAGGTCGGCAGATGAAAGCTGGAAATGAAAAAATACAGGAGGAGATGAAAGAGGCAGAGGAAGAGATTGAGGAAGACGATGCGCGGCACGATGGGACTGGCGCTCTGTACGAGAATGGGGATATTATCCCgctagaagaaatggaagaaggCGGGAGACATAGAAGCGTTTCGCCGCGCCCTCATAAGCAATCTTCTGTTTTGGAGGGTGCAAGGAACTTTTGCAGTTTTATCCTTGGACCTGTTTTCGTCAAATCGTTCGTGTTGACCTTCCTTGGAGAATGGGGCGATAGAAGTCAGATTGCCACGATTGCTCTTGGTGCTGCCCAC AACGCTTATGTGATCGCGCTTGGAACTATCGTTGGACATTGTTGCTGTACTGCCGTAGCAGTAATTGGAGGAAAATATGTGTCGACCAAAATATCTGTGAAGCACA TCACGCTCGGCGGTGCTACTCTTTTCCTTGCCTTTGGAATAGCATATCTATACGGATCGCTCGTAGCTTACAATGCGGACGAGATAGCTGATATACATGTAGTATGA
- a CDS encoding uncharacterized protein (BUSCO:EOG092614DJ), translated as MFSSSARPRFSPTACQLQFELTNARKTDYDDKLWIPLISCPAKFPPELFEIAASQLIHHPEYNSTLILRSETLQNLTDQDAFPECTPQLQDYHKVRCIHRKLLPRRPGRDAALEQYCTLYAANSRNYEAPDSETVPTTLVLTPIVTPESPLPYYHPTVSHLAFRFLMEKDKGILRIEAIPLPNTSLDPNARLYRTCLALLDTLHRYGWGAMTNYQKRVQHDIHVPREEYQDLYLVMRERHKNLVDAWQEVTDPLKHVFEDIGIATYLMLLWKRTFTSENPMEDSSEQAEPWKRWPRPPGGFVDFGCGNGLLTHILVSEGYDGHGFDVRARASWSTYPPHTQAKLYVYAFDPLSSTIGSDHLQPGAFIIANHADELTPWTPVVSTLISASGYLSIPCCAWTFDSKYERSSNQPFPLPSDESLESFTTRLNLGGDGSNTSSYTMFRIWLATLSLHCGWQVECETLRIPSTRNWAIIGRKRLELVPDQVAHGHVEGILQNVQARRLFKPRKPEGKAGH; from the exons ATGTTCTCATCCTCCGCTCGACCACGATTCAGCCCAACCGCCTGTCAGTTGCAATTCGAGTTGACGAACGCAAGAAAAACAGACTACGATGATAAATTATGGATACCCCTCATTAGCTGTCCAGCAAAATTTCCACCCGAACTG TTTGAAATAGCCGCATCGCAGCTAATACACCACCCAGAATATAACTCAACACTCATATTGCGGTCGGAAACCTTACAAAATCTTACCGACCAAGACGCATTTCCAGAGTGTACACCCCAGCTTCAGGACTATCATAAAGTTCGTTGTATCCACCGGAAACTTCTACCAAGAAGACCGGGACGAGATGCTGCTCTTGAACAATACTGTACGCTCTATGCTGCTAACTCAAGAAACTATGAAGCACCAGATTCTGAAACCGTTCCAACCACCTTGGTTTTGACGCCTATCGTAACTCCCGAATCCCCTCTTCCTTACTATCACCCAACCGTTTCACATTTAGCCTTTCGTTTTCTCATGGAGAAAGACAAAGGAATCCTCCGAATAGAAGCAATACCACTCCCGAACACATCACTGGATCCCAATGCTCGGCTATACCGCACTTGCCTTGCCCTTCTCGATACGCTTCATCGTTATGGGTGGGGAGCAATGACGAACTATCAGAAGAGGGTCCAACACGACATCCATGTCCCACGAGAGGAATATCAGGATCTTTATCTCGTGATGCGAGAAAGGCATAAAAACCTCGTCGACGCCTGGCAGGAGGTCACCGATCCTCTGAAACACGTCTTTGAG GATATCGGTATCGCCACATATCTGATGCTTTTGTGGAAAAGGACATTCACCTCAGAGAATCCGATGGAAGACTCTAGTGAACAAGCAGAACCTTGGAAACGATGGCCACGTCCACCAGGTGGTTTTGTAGACTTTGG GTGTGGCAACGGACTTTTGACACACATCCTTGTTAGTGAGGGTTACGATGGTCATGGGTTTGATGTTCGTGCCCGAGCTTCGTGGTCGACATACCCTCCCCATACCCAAGCAAAATTATACGTATACGCCTTCGATCCACTGTCTTCCACAATAGGTTCAGATCATCTTCAACCTGGGGCGTTCATCATCGCCAATCATGCAGACGAGCTTACACCTTGGACTCCTGTTGTCAGCACTCTGATATCTGCATCAGGCTATCTTTCCATCCCATGTTGCGCCTGGACCTTCGATTCAAAATACGAACGCTCCTCAAATCAACCATTTCCGCTTCCTTCTGACGAATCACTGGAAAGCTTTACGACCAGGCTGAACTTGGGGGGCGATGGGAGCAATACTAGTTCGTACACTATGTTTCGGATATGGCTGGCAACGTTGAGCCTTCACTGCGGATGGCAAGTAGAATGTGAAACTCTCAGAATACCGAGCACGAGAAACTGGGCGATAATAG GACGGAAACGACTGGAGCTTGTGCCAGATCAAGTTGCGCATGGCCATGTCGAAGGTATCCTCCAGAATGTTCAGGCGCGAAGACTCTTCAAACCGAGAAAACCAGAAGGTAAAGCTGGGCACTAA